The Candidatus Hydrogenedens sp. genome includes a window with the following:
- a CDS encoding NAD(P) transhydrogenase subunit alpha yields the protein MTLLLFTFLISVFLGVEILTKVPSQLHTPLMSGSNAISGITVVGACLAAGQGRNSVLLIGIGVIAMICAMINVAGGYLVTDRMLRMFKGKERK from the coding sequence ATGACATTACTTTTGTTTACTTTCTTAATATCGGTATTTCTTGGAGTAGAAATTTTGACCAAAGTGCCATCACAACTTCATACGCCCTTAATGTCCGGGTCTAATGCTATATCGGGAATAACAGTCGTAGGTGCATGCTTAGCTGCGGGACAAGGGAGAAATTCGGTGTTATTGATAGGTATTGGTGTAATCGCAATGATTTGTGCCATGATAAATGTTGCCGGTGGTTATCTTGTTACAGACAGAATGTTAAGAATGTTTAAAGGGAAGGAAAGGAAGTAA